The Streptomyces sp. NBC_01197 genome window below encodes:
- a CDS encoding Lrp/AsnC family transcriptional regulator: MSNEVSLDATDREILFHLRQDGRLTNVELAKRVGLTPPPCLRRVKRLEEAGVIAGYRAVVDPAATGRELEVLIDVEIAAQDRKSFEEFETTVSSYEEVIEFRRMYGRPDYFIRVAVADHAAYEAFLTDKLSGLPAVLRLTSHLTMKKIKTEG, translated from the coding sequence GTGAGCAATGAAGTGAGCCTTGATGCGACCGATCGCGAAATCTTGTTTCATCTGCGCCAGGACGGACGACTCACCAACGTCGAGCTCGCCAAGCGGGTCGGCCTGACGCCGCCCCCGTGCCTGCGCCGGGTCAAGCGCCTGGAGGAGGCGGGTGTCATCGCCGGCTATCGGGCCGTCGTCGACCCCGCGGCGACCGGGCGCGAGCTTGAGGTCCTCATCGACGTCGAGATCGCCGCCCAGGACCGCAAGAGTTTCGAGGAGTTCGAGACGACCGTCTCCTCATACGAGGAGGTCATCGAGTTCCGCCGCATGTACGGCCGCCCCGACTACTTCATTCGCGTCGCCGTGGCGGACCACGCCGCGTACGAAGCCTTCCTCACGGACAAGCTCAGTGGCCTGCCCGCCGTCCTGCGCCTCACTTCCCACCTCACGATGAAGAAGATCAAAACCGAGGGCTGA
- a CDS encoding DUF2530 domain-containing protein yields MAKWTPVHEAPEPLEGPVVATVTGGTIIWFVLFLGQLPFYGWFDDHGHLWWLWTCAAGGALGLVGIWYVRGRDAALKRAEAQAKADGDGPDAASGSGSVRP; encoded by the coding sequence ATGGCGAAGTGGACACCCGTACATGAGGCACCCGAGCCCCTGGAGGGGCCCGTAGTCGCCACCGTCACCGGCGGCACGATCATCTGGTTCGTCCTCTTCCTGGGGCAGCTGCCCTTCTACGGCTGGTTCGACGACCATGGGCATCTGTGGTGGCTCTGGACCTGCGCGGCCGGCGGCGCTCTCGGGCTGGTCGGGATCTGGTACGTACGAGGGCGCGACGCCGCGCTCAAGCGGGCGGAAGCCCAGGCGAAGGCCGACGGCGACGGGCCTGACGCCGCGTCCGGGTCCGGGTCCGTACGGCCGTAG
- a CDS encoding DUF5707 domain-containing protein produces MRIRATVAAVTGALALSAFIVPAAAQADGAPGAGVVDAARSVFKTAPHGVQAHVTRAAVDTRVSSVTVNGGKDIVLGTTAAKTITASVTATDNSGIQDAVVFLWHGSNLDSDVDGYLGPKVDDNTSQVSKCTKANTTTSTCKVSFKVDPRSQNDLYKNSLAGTWKVYVSALAKDGEWVEYNAYKSQHVQRASTQTVNAAPEPVKKGKTITVTGKLARANWETYKYQGYVGQPVKLQFRKKNSNTYTTVKTLKTNSTGNLTTTVKAVEDGYWRYNFAGTTTTPAAIATGDFVDVK; encoded by the coding sequence ATGCGTATACGTGCCACAGTGGCCGCCGTCACTGGTGCCTTGGCTCTCTCCGCTTTCATTGTCCCGGCCGCCGCCCAGGCGGACGGGGCTCCCGGGGCGGGTGTCGTGGATGCCGCCCGCTCCGTGTTCAAGACCGCGCCCCACGGCGTGCAGGCCCATGTCACCCGGGCCGCCGTCGACACCAGGGTCAGCAGCGTGACCGTGAACGGCGGCAAGGACATCGTCCTCGGTACCACCGCCGCGAAGACCATCACGGCGAGCGTCACGGCCACCGACAACTCCGGTATCCAGGACGCCGTGGTCTTCCTCTGGCACGGCAGCAACCTCGACAGCGACGTCGATGGCTACCTGGGCCCGAAGGTGGACGACAACACCTCGCAGGTCTCCAAGTGCACCAAGGCGAACACCACCACGTCCACCTGCAAGGTCTCCTTCAAGGTGGACCCGCGCTCGCAGAACGACCTGTACAAGAACAGCCTCGCCGGCACGTGGAAGGTCTACGTCTCCGCACTGGCCAAGGACGGGGAGTGGGTCGAGTACAACGCGTACAAGTCCCAGCACGTCCAGCGCGCGTCGACCCAGACGGTCAACGCGGCCCCCGAGCCGGTGAAGAAGGGCAAGACCATCACGGTCACCGGCAAGCTGGCCCGCGCCAACTGGGAGACGTACAAGTACCAGGGCTACGTCGGCCAGCCGGTGAAGCTGCAGTTCCGTAAGAAGAACAGCAACACGTACACCACCGTCAAGACGCTGAAGACGAACAGCACCGGCAACCTCACGACCACCGTGAAGGCGGTCGAGGACGGTTACTGGCGCTACAACTTCGCGGGGACGACCACGACTCCGGCGGCCATCGCCACCGGTGACTTCGTCGACGTGAAGTAG
- a CDS encoding cation-translocating P-type ATPase produces MTQGPYIDAGSELDPVHPVELPHPARAAGLSTAEVAERVARGEVNDVPVRSSRSTADIVRGNVFTRFNAIIGVLWVIMLFVAPVQDSLFGYVIIANTGIGIIQEHRAKKTLDGLAVIGEAKPTVRRDGTAGEVSTSDLVLGDLIELGPGDKVVVDGETVEADGLEIDESLLTGEADPVHKKPGDPMMSGSFVVAGGGAFTATRVGREAYAAQLADEASRFTLVHSELRSGISTILKYVTWMMIPTAAGLIISQLVHERQDLKDSIARTVGGITPMIPEGLVLLTSIAFAIGVIRLGRKQCLVQELPAIEGLARVDVVCLDKTGTLTEGGMNVTGLRMLDGAVEADEAGKAGEAYVRQVLGAFGASDPRPNASLQAIVDAYPDTSGWRCTRALPFSSARKYSAAAFSEGAGESSAWLLGAPDVLLPERDPALQEVGRLNEEGLRVLLLARAAGSLDGDGDVPAENGGDAHPEADDGADQGRVVAGARPIALVVLEQRLRPEAADTLAYFADQDVAAKVISGDNAVSVGAVAAKLGLAGATHTVDARQLPTDQDKMADSLDSHSVFGRVSPQQKRDMVAALQSRGHTVAMTGDGVNDVLALKDADIGVSMGSGSEATRAVAQIVLLNNSFATLPSVVAEGRRVIGNVTRVATLFLVKTVYSVLLAILVSCFQIQYPFLPRHLTMLSTLTIGIPAFFLALAPNRERAKPHFVRRVLRYSIPCGTIAAVATFVAYMIARHYYVGAGSLDAETSVATLTLFLVSMWVLAIIARPYNWWRICLVLAMTVTFLLVMAVPALQHFFALKLVGAAMPWMGVGIAVIASVGIEVVWRWVDRHHPG; encoded by the coding sequence ATGACGCAAGGGCCGTATATCGACGCGGGGTCCGAGCTGGACCCCGTCCACCCCGTCGAGCTGCCGCATCCGGCCCGCGCCGCCGGGCTATCCACCGCCGAAGTGGCCGAGCGGGTGGCCAGGGGCGAAGTCAACGATGTGCCCGTACGGTCCAGCCGGTCCACGGCCGACATCGTCCGGGGCAACGTCTTCACCCGGTTCAACGCGATCATCGGGGTGCTCTGGGTGATCATGCTGTTCGTCGCACCGGTCCAGGACAGCCTCTTCGGTTACGTGATCATCGCCAACACCGGTATCGGCATCATCCAGGAGCACCGCGCCAAGAAGACCCTCGACGGACTCGCGGTGATCGGCGAGGCGAAGCCGACCGTACGGCGCGACGGGACAGCCGGTGAGGTCTCCACCTCCGACCTGGTACTCGGCGACCTCATCGAACTGGGCCCGGGCGACAAGGTCGTCGTGGACGGCGAGACCGTCGAGGCCGACGGCCTGGAGATCGACGAGTCGCTGCTCACCGGCGAGGCCGACCCGGTGCACAAGAAGCCCGGCGACCCGATGATGTCGGGGAGTTTCGTCGTCGCGGGCGGCGGGGCGTTCACCGCCACCCGGGTCGGCCGGGAGGCCTACGCGGCGCAGCTCGCCGACGAGGCGTCCCGCTTCACTCTCGTCCACTCCGAGCTGCGCAGCGGTATCTCCACCATCCTCAAGTACGTGACCTGGATGATGATCCCGACCGCGGCCGGGCTCATCATCAGCCAGCTGGTGCATGAGCGGCAGGACCTCAAGGACTCCATCGCCCGGACCGTCGGCGGCATCACCCCGATGATCCCCGAAGGGCTCGTCCTGCTCACCTCCATCGCCTTCGCCATCGGCGTCATCCGGCTCGGCCGCAAGCAGTGCCTCGTGCAGGAACTCCCCGCCATCGAGGGGCTCGCCCGGGTCGACGTGGTCTGCCTGGACAAGACCGGCACGCTCACCGAGGGCGGGATGAACGTCACCGGGCTGCGGATGCTGGACGGGGCGGTCGAGGCGGACGAGGCAGGCAAGGCGGGCGAGGCGTACGTACGGCAGGTGCTCGGCGCGTTCGGCGCGTCCGACCCGCGGCCCAACGCCAGCCTCCAGGCGATCGTCGACGCCTACCCGGACACATCGGGCTGGCGCTGCACCCGTGCGCTGCCCTTCTCGTCGGCCCGCAAGTACAGCGCGGCCGCCTTCAGCGAGGGGGCCGGCGAGTCCTCGGCCTGGCTGCTGGGGGCGCCCGACGTGCTGCTGCCCGAGCGGGATCCGGCGCTCCAGGAGGTCGGCAGGCTCAACGAGGAGGGGCTGCGGGTGCTGCTCCTCGCACGGGCGGCGGGCAGCCTGGACGGCGACGGAGACGTACCCGCGGAAAACGGCGGAGACGCACACCCGGAAGCGGACGACGGCGCCGACCAGGGCAGGGTGGTGGCCGGGGCGCGGCCCATCGCACTGGTGGTGCTCGAACAGCGGCTGCGGCCGGAGGCGGCCGACACGCTGGCGTACTTCGCCGACCAGGACGTCGCCGCCAAGGTGATCTCCGGCGACAACGCGGTGTCGGTGGGCGCGGTGGCCGCGAAGCTGGGCCTGGCCGGCGCCACGCACACCGTCGACGCCCGGCAACTCCCCACCGACCAGGACAAGATGGCGGATTCGCTGGACTCGCACTCGGTCTTCGGCCGGGTCTCGCCGCAGCAGAAGCGCGACATGGTCGCTGCGCTCCAGTCGCGCGGCCACACGGTCGCCATGACCGGGGACGGTGTCAACGACGTACTGGCCCTGAAGGACGCCGACATCGGTGTGAGCATGGGCTCGGGCTCGGAGGCGACGCGGGCGGTCGCGCAGATCGTGCTGCTGAACAACAGCTTCGCGACGCTGCCCTCGGTCGTCGCCGAGGGCCGCCGGGTGATCGGGAACGTCACCCGGGTGGCGACGCTCTTCCTGGTCAAGACGGTCTACTCGGTGCTGCTGGCCATCCTGGTGTCCTGCTTCCAGATCCAGTACCCGTTCCTGCCGCGGCACTTGACGATGCTCTCCACGCTGACGATCGGCATCCCGGCCTTCTTCCTCGCCCTGGCCCCGAACAGGGAACGCGCGAAGCCGCACTTCGTACGGCGGGTGCTGCGGTACTCGATCCCGTGCGGCACCATCGCGGCCGTCGCCACCTTCGTGGCGTACATGATCGCCCGGCACTACTACGTGGGGGCCGGGTCCCTGGACGCCGAGACGAGCGTCGCGACCCTGACCCTGTTCCTGGTCTCGATGTGGGTGCTGGCGATCATCGCACGCCCCTACAACTGGTGGCGGATCTGCCTCGTGCTGGCGATGACCGTGACGTTCCTGCTGGTCATGGCGGTCCCAGCGCTCCAGCACTTCTTCGCGCTGAAGCTGGTGGGGGCGGCCATGCCGTGGATGGGCGTGGGGATCGCGGTGATCGCGTCGGTGGGGATCGAGGTGGTGTGGCGGTGGGTGGACCGGCACCACCCGGGGTGA
- a CDS encoding MarR family winged helix-turn-helix transcriptional regulator, giving the protein MPDLSPADKAAAVDSLRSTVMRLSRRLKHQRVDESLSPTEMSVLGTLARCGSATPGELARKEHVQPPSMTRIVALLEAKGLVRLEPHPDDRRQKVVSQTEEAQEMLVESRRRRNVWLAELAEGLDEDDWVKLRAAAPVLEKLAQL; this is encoded by the coding sequence ATGCCTGACCTTTCGCCCGCCGACAAGGCTGCCGCCGTCGACTCACTGCGCTCCACCGTGATGCGCCTGAGCCGTCGGCTCAAGCACCAGCGCGTCGACGAGTCCCTGAGCCCGACCGAGATGTCGGTGCTGGGTACCCTCGCCCGCTGCGGCTCCGCCACCCCCGGTGAGCTGGCCCGCAAGGAGCATGTGCAGCCGCCGTCGATGACCCGCATCGTGGCGCTCCTGGAGGCAAAGGGCCTGGTCAGGCTGGAACCGCACCCCGACGACCGCAGACAGAAAGTGGTCAGCCAGACCGAGGAGGCGCAGGAGATGCTCGTGGAGAGCCGGCGCCGCCGCAATGTCTGGCTGGCCGAGCTGGCCGAGGGGCTGGACGAGGACGACTGGGTGAAACTGCGCGCGGCCGCCCCCGTCCTGGAGAAACTCGCCCAGCTCTGA
- a CDS encoding ribbon-helix-helix protein, CopG family: MLSLRIDGELLARLRNHAAKRGMSVQDYVVRTLIRDDFDERFQSAVDETERFYGRT, from the coding sequence GTGCTCAGCCTGCGCATAGACGGGGAGCTGCTCGCCCGTCTCCGGAACCACGCGGCCAAACGCGGAATGAGCGTCCAGGACTATGTGGTCCGGACGCTCATTCGCGACGACTTCGACGAACGGTTTCAATCGGCCGTCGACGAGACGGAGAGGTTCTACGGGCGTACGTGA
- a CDS encoding NCS2 family permease encodes MSPSATAPVDAVPPSPSGERQNAFDRFFKITERGSSVAREIRGGFATFFAMAYIIVLNPIILGSAHDMNGHQLNGGQLVTATVLTAAFSTLLMGVIGNVPIALAAGLGVNTVVALQLAPRMTWPDAMGMVVLAGIVVMLLVATGLRERVMNAVPLSLRKGIAIGIGFFILLIGLVDSGFVSRVPDTEHTTVPLQLGADGHLHGWPVLIFVVGVLLTLALIVRKVSGAILISIVAMTIAAMIVDAVATVPSWGLTSPHWPGNPVASPDFGLVGQVSLFGGFHKVGVLTGVLFVFTVLLSSFFDAMGTILGVGDEAKLTKPDGTFPGINRVLFVDGIAVAAGGATSSSANTCFVESTAGVGEGARTGLASIVTGLLFTVALFLTPVATMVPSQAATPALIAVGFLILAGSVRAIDWSDFTVAIPAFLAMVMMPFTYSITNGIGIGFISFTVLRIVVGRWRQVPLAMYIVSAVFVFYYAMPALGLT; translated from the coding sequence ATGTCACCCTCGGCCACCGCTCCGGTCGACGCTGTTCCGCCATCGCCATCCGGCGAGCGGCAGAATGCCTTTGACCGCTTTTTCAAGATCACCGAGCGCGGCTCCAGCGTCGCCCGTGAGATCCGCGGCGGTTTCGCGACCTTCTTCGCGATGGCCTACATCATCGTGCTGAACCCGATCATCCTCGGCAGCGCGCATGACATGAACGGGCATCAGCTCAACGGTGGCCAGCTGGTCACCGCCACCGTGCTGACCGCCGCCTTCTCCACGCTGCTCATGGGCGTCATCGGCAATGTGCCGATCGCGCTGGCGGCCGGACTCGGCGTGAACACCGTCGTCGCCCTCCAGCTCGCGCCCCGGATGACCTGGCCGGACGCGATGGGCATGGTCGTCCTGGCGGGCATCGTCGTCATGCTCCTTGTCGCCACGGGGCTGCGGGAACGCGTGATGAACGCCGTACCGCTCAGCCTGCGCAAGGGCATCGCGATCGGCATCGGCTTCTTCATCCTGCTGATCGGCCTGGTCGACTCGGGCTTCGTCTCCCGTGTCCCGGACACCGAGCACACCACCGTCCCGCTCCAGCTCGGCGCCGACGGTCATCTGCACGGCTGGCCGGTGCTGATCTTCGTGGTCGGTGTGCTGCTGACGCTGGCGCTGATCGTCCGCAAGGTGTCCGGCGCGATCCTGATCTCCATCGTCGCGATGACGATCGCCGCGATGATCGTGGACGCCGTCGCCACGGTCCCCAGCTGGGGTCTGACCTCCCCGCACTGGCCGGGCAACCCGGTGGCATCGCCGGACTTCGGTCTGGTCGGTCAGGTCAGTCTGTTCGGCGGATTCCACAAGGTCGGCGTGCTGACCGGCGTCCTCTTCGTCTTCACCGTGCTGCTCTCGTCGTTCTTCGACGCCATGGGCACCATCCTCGGTGTCGGCGACGAGGCGAAGCTGACGAAGCCGGACGGTACCTTCCCCGGTATCAACCGGGTGCTGTTCGTGGACGGCATCGCGGTCGCCGCGGGCGGTGCGACCTCGTCCTCCGCCAACACCTGCTTCGTGGAGTCCACGGCAGGCGTCGGTGAGGGTGCCCGCACGGGTCTCGCGAGCATCGTGACGGGCCTGCTCTTCACGGTGGCGCTGTTCCTCACGCCGGTGGCGACCATGGTTCCCTCGCAGGCCGCCACCCCGGCGCTGATCGCGGTGGGCTTCCTGATCCTGGCGGGCTCGGTCAGGGCCATCGACTGGTCCGACTTCACCGTCGCGATCCCGGCGTTCCTGGCGATGGTGATGATGCCGTTCACCTACTCGATCACCAACGGCATCGGGATCGGCTTCATCTCCTTCACCGTCCTGCGGATCGTCGTCGGGCGCTGGCGCCAGGTGCCCCTGGCGATGTACATCGTGTCGGCGGTCTTCGTCTTCTACTACGCGATGCCGGCTCTCGGCCTGACGTAA
- a CDS encoding branched-chain amino acid transporter permease, with the protein MPDTAYAVAAIVVAAAVTWALRALPFAVLAPLRASTTVQYLSTRMPAGVMIILVVYCLRDLPVTDARALAPLTALATTIGLHLWRRSALLSILGGTTVSVITASTVFTH; encoded by the coding sequence ATGCCTGACACCGCCTACGCCGTCGCCGCGATCGTGGTCGCCGCCGCCGTCACCTGGGCACTGCGTGCCCTGCCGTTCGCCGTGCTTGCCCCGCTGCGCGCCAGTACCACCGTGCAGTACCTCAGCACCCGCATGCCGGCCGGAGTCATGATCATCCTGGTGGTGTACTGCCTGCGCGACCTCCCGGTGACCGACGCTCGCGCCCTGGCACCGCTCACCGCGCTCGCCACCACCATCGGCCTGCACCTGTGGCGTCGCAGCGCCCTGCTCAGCATCCTCGGCGGCACCACCGTCAGCGTCATCACGGCCAGCACGGTCTTCACCCACTAG
- a CDS encoding AzlC family ABC transporter permease, whose product MRIRTAAVAAPPPSAGALSDVRGALRDSASVGLGFVPLGLAFGALCVQSGLDWWWAGLSAALAFGGSFEFLLIGLVVAAAPLASIAVAAFMVNVRHVFYALSFPLHRVSGRLGKTYSTFALCDEAYALTSGEQSRSWSGRRILSLQLLLHLYWAGSAITGALLGSLIPAGVTGLDFALTALFTVLALDAVRDLRGDLPTPVLAALSALAARLLCPGQMLPTAFALFIAGLLARHLTNGRKPRHA is encoded by the coding sequence ATGCGAATACGTACGGCCGCCGTCGCTGCGCCGCCTCCATCAGCCGGAGCGCTCTCCGATGTCCGTGGCGCGCTCCGGGACTCCGCCTCCGTCGGCCTGGGGTTCGTTCCGCTCGGCCTCGCCTTCGGGGCGCTCTGCGTTCAGTCCGGTCTGGACTGGTGGTGGGCGGGCCTGTCCGCCGCGCTGGCCTTTGGCGGCTCGTTCGAGTTCCTGCTGATCGGCCTGGTCGTCGCGGCGGCTCCGCTGGCGTCGATCGCCGTCGCGGCATTCATGGTGAACGTCCGGCACGTCTTCTACGCGCTGTCCTTCCCGCTGCACCGGGTGTCGGGCCGCCTCGGCAAGACGTACAGCACCTTCGCGCTCTGCGACGAGGCGTACGCACTGACCAGCGGCGAACAGAGCCGCTCCTGGTCGGGCCGGCGCATCCTGTCGCTCCAGCTCCTCCTGCACCTGTACTGGGCCGGGAGCGCGATCACCGGGGCTCTCCTCGGCTCCCTCATCCCGGCCGGCGTCACGGGCCTGGACTTCGCCCTGACCGCCCTGTTCACCGTCCTGGCGCTCGACGCCGTCCGCGATCTCCGCGGCGACCTGCCCACCCCCGTGCTCGCCGCACTGAGCGCCCTGGCCGCCCGTCTCCTCTGCCCCGGCCAGATGCTGCCGACCGCCTTCGCCCTGTTCATCGCGGGGCTCCTGGCCCGCCATCTCACCAACGGCAGGAAGCCGCGCCATGCCTGA
- a CDS encoding sacsin N-terminal ATP-binding-like domain-containing protein — MEATDAADPFGTARLRRGVLDAWATTPARFREDANAEEDLALGGYRDRLVVELAQNAADAAARAGVPGRFRLTLRPGENGDPAVLVAANTGAPLDATGVESLSTLRASAKRPGSETADTHAAVGRFGVGFAAVLAVSDEPAVVGRHGGVRWSLTEARELAARAAGTTPPSEGTASDGLADELRRREGHVPLLRLPLPAEGTAPEGYDTVVILPLRDAGAEDLARRLVAAIDDALLLTLPGLTEIIVETPDGIRTLTRSEHGAYVHIDDSAAGGGIHRWRTVAHHGPLERALLADRPVEERLRPHWSVTWAIPVDGDGAPVRPATAPVVHAPTPTDEPLGVPALLIASLPLDTTRRHPAPGPLTGFLVQRAADAYAELLGGWEPVSVATIDLVPGPLGKGELDGALRAAILERLARVAFLAPAAPLEDVGGEADEEGGEPRHALRPFEAEVVEGAGEDTVRVLAEVLPTLLPAGLERRAELRTLGVGRLPLGDAIDRIGGAERAPSWWRRLYETLAGVDPDRLSGLPVPLASGRTAVGPRQVLLPLADTPAELARLGLKVAHPDAAHPLLEKLGALPATPRAVLTTPQVRAAVAASMDAGEIWYDEEDEGALDADDLADVVLALVREAELEPGDEPWLAALALPDEDGESAPAGELVLPGSPFAEIMRDGELALCDSELAERWGEQPLTACGVLATFALVRAADVVLDPDELEPREGDFAEPDDAGLLDAVDVWCEDVLDQLPQGPVPPVATEIVAVRDLELVDDDSWPQALALLSRPPLRDALTQPVRVLLPDGTTESVRPYTAWWLRGHPVLDGRRPAGLRAAGGDPLLAGLYDEADATGFDDEQVLRALGVRTSVAALLDEPGGAAELLNRLADPDREVSARRLHALYGELARLDPEQVTLPDELRAVVDGEVRVVDAADALVADAPDLLPLTSGAALLPVAPDRAAELAELLQVGRLSESVEAEVTTAGEEHQVPEAVRALLGPSTPRTYVEHEELLANGVELDWHRTRDGVLHAATLEGVAAGLAWAAGQWPRRFEVAALIEDPSRTEELERDRWFD; from the coding sequence GTGGAAGCGACAGACGCCGCCGACCCCTTCGGGACGGCCCGCCTGCGGCGTGGCGTGCTCGATGCCTGGGCCACCACCCCCGCCCGTTTCCGCGAGGACGCCAACGCCGAGGAGGACCTCGCGCTGGGCGGTTACCGTGACCGCCTCGTCGTCGAGCTCGCCCAGAACGCCGCCGACGCGGCGGCCCGCGCCGGTGTGCCGGGACGGTTCCGGCTCACGCTGCGCCCGGGCGAGAACGGCGACCCCGCCGTGCTCGTCGCCGCCAACACCGGCGCCCCGCTGGACGCCACCGGCGTCGAGTCGCTGAGTACGCTGCGCGCATCGGCCAAGCGACCCGGCTCCGAAACAGCCGACACACACGCCGCTGTCGGTCGTTTCGGGGTCGGATTCGCCGCCGTCCTCGCGGTGAGCGACGAGCCGGCGGTCGTCGGCCGGCACGGTGGCGTCCGGTGGTCCCTCACCGAGGCCCGCGAACTGGCGGCCCGGGCCGCCGGTACGACGCCCCCCTCGGAAGGAACCGCCTCCGACGGCCTCGCCGACGAGTTGCGGCGCCGCGAGGGGCACGTACCGCTGCTGCGCCTCCCGCTGCCCGCCGAAGGCACCGCCCCCGAGGGGTACGACACCGTCGTCATCCTGCCGCTGCGCGACGCGGGGGCCGAAGACCTGGCCCGGCGCCTGGTCGCCGCGATCGACGACGCGCTGCTGCTGACACTGCCCGGTCTAACCGAGATCATCGTCGAGACCCCGGACGGCATCCGCACCCTGACCCGTTCGGAACACGGGGCGTACGTCCACATCGACGACAGCGCCGCGGGCGGCGGGATCCATCGCTGGCGCACCGTCGCCCACCATGGCCCACTGGAGCGCGCGCTGCTCGCGGACCGGCCCGTCGAGGAGCGGCTGCGCCCGCACTGGTCGGTCACCTGGGCCATCCCGGTCGACGGCGACGGCGCCCCCGTACGCCCCGCCACCGCCCCCGTCGTGCATGCGCCGACCCCGACCGACGAACCGCTCGGCGTACCCGCGCTGCTCATCGCCTCGCTGCCGCTCGACACCACCCGCCGCCACCCCGCCCCCGGACCGCTCACGGGCTTCCTGGTGCAGCGGGCGGCCGACGCGTACGCGGAGCTGCTCGGCGGCTGGGAGCCCGTCTCGGTCGCCACCATCGACCTGGTGCCGGGCCCGCTCGGCAAGGGCGAGCTCGACGGCGCGCTGCGGGCCGCGATCCTGGAGCGGCTGGCCCGGGTGGCGTTCCTCGCTCCCGCCGCGCCGCTGGAGGACGTGGGCGGCGAGGCCGACGAGGAGGGCGGCGAACCCCGCCACGCGCTACGCCCCTTCGAGGCCGAAGTCGTCGAAGGCGCGGGCGAGGACACCGTACGGGTGCTGGCCGAAGTGCTGCCAACGCTGCTGCCCGCCGGTCTGGAGCGCCGCGCAGAGCTGCGCACGCTGGGCGTCGGCCGGCTGCCGCTCGGCGACGCCATCGACCGCATCGGCGGCGCCGAGCGTGCGCCGTCCTGGTGGCGGCGGCTGTACGAGACCCTGGCCGGGGTCGACCCGGACCGGCTCTCCGGGCTGCCCGTGCCGCTCGCGTCGGGCCGTACCGCCGTCGGCCCCCGGCAGGTCCTGCTGCCGCTGGCCGACACCCCCGCCGAGCTGGCCCGCCTCGGTCTGAAGGTCGCCCACCCGGACGCCGCGCATCCGCTCCTGGAGAAGCTGGGCGCCCTGCCCGCGACACCACGCGCTGTCCTGACGACCCCCCAGGTGCGGGCGGCCGTCGCCGCTTCGATGGACGCCGGGGAGATCTGGTACGACGAGGAGGACGAAGGCGCACTGGACGCCGACGACCTCGCCGACGTCGTGCTCGCGCTCGTGCGCGAGGCGGAGCTGGAGCCCGGCGACGAGCCCTGGCTCGCGGCGCTCGCCCTCCCCGACGAGGACGGCGAGTCCGCGCCGGCCGGTGAACTGGTGCTGCCCGGCAGCCCGTTCGCCGAGATCATGCGCGACGGCGAACTGGCCCTGTGCGACAGCGAACTGGCCGAGCGCTGGGGCGAGCAGCCGCTGACCGCCTGCGGTGTGCTCGCCACGTTCGCCCTGGTCCGCGCAGCGGATGTGGTCCTGGACCCCGACGAACTCGAACCGCGCGAGGGCGACTTCGCCGAGCCGGACGACGCCGGGCTGCTCGACGCGGTGGACGTCTGGTGCGAGGACGTGCTCGACCAGCTGCCGCAGGGCCCGGTGCCGCCGGTCGCGACCGAGATCGTCGCCGTACGGGATCTGGAACTGGTCGACGACGACAGCTGGCCGCAGGCCCTCGCGCTGCTCTCCCGCCCGCCGCTGCGGGACGCCCTGACCCAGCCGGTGCGGGTGCTGCTGCCGGACGGTACGACCGAATCCGTACGCCCGTACACCGCCTGGTGGCTGCGCGGCCACCCGGTGCTCGACGGCCGGCGCCCGGCCGGGCTGCGGGCCGCGGGCGGAGACCCGCTGCTGGCCGGTCTGTACGACGAGGCGGACGCGACCGGTTTTGACGACGAGCAGGTGCTGCGCGCCCTGGGCGTACGGACGTCCGTGGCCGCGCTGCTGGACGAGCCAGGGGGCGCGGCCGAGCTGCTGAACCGGCTGGCCGACCCGGACCGGGAAGTCTCGGCGCGCCGGCTGCACGCGCTGTACGGGGAGTTGGCCCGGCTCGACCCGGAACAGGTGACGCTGCCTGACGAGTTGCGGGCCGTGGTGGACGGCGAGGTACGGGTGGTGGACGCCGCCGACGCGCTGGTCGCCGACGCCCCCGACCTGCTTCCGCTGACGTCCGGCGCCGCGCTGCTCCCGGTCGCCCCCGACCGGGCCGCCGAGCTGGCCGAGCTGCTCCAGGTCGGTCGGCTGAGCGAGAGTGTGGAGGCCGAGGTGACGACGGCGGGGGAGGAACACCAGGTCCCGGAGGCGGTACGGGCGCTGCTCGGGCCGAGCACTCCGCGTACGTACGTCGAGCACGAGGAACTGCTCGCGAACGGCGTCGAACTGGACTGGCACCGTACCCGTGACGGGGTGCTGCACGCGGCCACGCTGGAGGGGGTGGCGGCGGGGCTCGCCTGGGCGGCGGGGCAGTGGCCGCGCCGTTTCGAGGTGGCGGCGCTGATCGAGGACCCGTCGCGGACGGAGGAGCTGGAGCGGGACCGCTGGTTCGACTGA